GATTTCTTTCAGCATTTGTGGTTGAGTTGCCCCCAAATCATAAGCTGCTGAAATCATATCCGCGTTCATCTCTTTCAGCCGTGGCAAGACCATCAATACTACGATTGGAATAGAAAAGGCAATATGACTGAGCAATACTGAGACAAAGCCAAGCTGGAAACCAATCATGGTAAAGAGAATTAAGAAACTCGCCCCAATCATGACGTCCGGTGCTACCATCAAGATATTATTGACAGACAGCAAGGCATTTTGGAAACGAGGTTTTGCCTGATAAATATAGATGGCACCAAATGTTCCGATAAGGGTCGCAATCAATGAGCTCAAGAAGGCCAAGAAAAAGGTTTGTGCCAAAATCAACATCAGACGGCTATCACCAAGCATGGATGAAAAATGGTCCAAGGTAAAGCCTGTAAAGCCATTCATATCTCCACCTTCATTGAAAGCGTAGAAAATGAGATAGAAAATGGGCAAGTAAAGAAGGAGGAAGGCAACTGTTAAGTAGATATTTGCAAATTTCTTCATTATTTCTTCCTCTCTTTCGTCATCCACATAATCAAGAGCATGGCCAAAATCAAGACCACACCAATGGTTGACCCCATTCCCCAGTTTTGTGTTGTGAGGAAATGTTGCTCGATAGCTGTACCAAGTGTAATGACTCGGTTACCGCCAATCAAACGGGTCAACATGAAGAGGCTCAGACTTGGAATGAAAACCGCCTGTACACCTGAACGAACGCCGTTCATGGAAAGAGGAAAAATAACTTTTGTGAAGGTCTGCCAAGAAGTTGCACCCAAATCACGACTGGCATTGATGAGGTTTTTATCCAAATCATCTAATGCGTTAAAGATCGGCAAAATCATAAACGGAATCTCGATATAGGCTGCAACAGCAATAAAGGAGAAATCCGTGAAAAGAATTTGCTGAGCTCCTAGACCAATAAATTCTAGGAACTGGTTGATAGAGCCGTGTTGCCCAAAAATACCGATAAAGGCATAGGCTTTCAGCAAAAGATTGACCCAGGTTGGCAAGATAATCAACATGAGCCAGAGTTGTCTATGCTTGAGCTTGGTCAAGAAATAGGCTGTTGGGTAGGAAACCAAAAGTGTGACCAGAGTAATAATACCTGCGTAAAAAATAGAGTTAAAACTCATTCGCAGATAGGTCATATTTGGCGAGTTAAAATAGGTCTGGTAGTTGGCCAAAGTGAAATTGCCATGAATATCAAAGAAAGATTTGAAGATAATCAAGGCAACTGGAGCGAGTACAAAGAGAAAGACCCATAGGGCATAGGGAATTGCAAAAAGCCTAGAGGTTTTCTTCATTGCGTTCCTCCTCAATGGCGTTAATCAAGCCATCTTCTACTTCTTCCACTTCCACATATTCTTCGATACGAGCATCGAATTCTTCCTCTGTTTCATTGAGACGCATGATATGAATATCTTCGGGCTCAAAGCTTAGTCCAATCACTTCTCCGACAATGGCCTTACGAGTTGAGTGAATCATCCACTCATTACCAAGGTCGTCATAGGCGATGATTTCGTAGTGAACACCACGGAAGAGCTGTGTATCCACTTTTACCTGCAATTTGCCTTCTTCAGGTAAGGTAATCTGCAAATCTTCTGGACGGATAACAACTTCAACTTCTTCGTTTGGTCGCATACCGCCATCGACAGCTTCAAAGCGTTTGCCGTTAAACTCAACCAAGTAGTCTTCTATCATGCGGCCTGGAAGGATATTGGATTCACCGATGAAGGTAGCAACAAAATGGTTGATTGGCTCGTCGTAAATGTCCACTGGCGTCCCAGACTGGACAATCTCACCTTCATTCATGACAAAAATCCAGTCACTCATGGCCAGAGCTTCTTCTTGGTCATGGGTAACGAAGACGAAGGTAATTCCTAGACGTTGTTGCAATTCACGAAGTTCGTACTGCATTTCTGTTCTTAGTTTCAAGTCCAGAGCAGAAAGTGGTTCATCTAGCAAGACAACGCGAGGCTGGTTGATAATCGCACGTGCAATAGCAACCCGCTGGCGTTGACCACCAGACAATTTCTGAATGGAACGATTTTCATAACCAGAAAGTCGGACCATTTGTAAGGCTTCTGTCACACGGCGTTCGATTTCAGCCTTGTCAACCTTTCGTAATTTAAGAGGAAAAGCCACATTTTCAAAGACAGTCATATGTGGGAAAAGGGCATAGGACTGGAAAACTGTATGGACATCCCGTTTATTAGTCGGAACATCATTAATCCGTTGACCGTCCAGATAAATATCACCTGAACTCGCATCCAATAGACCAGCAATAATGTTCAAAATCGTTGATTTACCTGAACCAGAAGCTCCTAAAAGGGTATAAAATTTCCCCTCTTCCAATTCAAAACTAATATCCTTCAATACAGTTGTTCCACTGTCTTCAAATACTTTTGAAACGTTCTTAAATTCAATAATTGGCTTTTTCAATTCTCATAAATTCCTTCTTTTTAAACAGAGCCAGATGGCTAGAGTGTATCAGCAGGGTCGCCGATAATACGCACCTCTCTCTCCAGAGTAATTCCTGAAGATTTTTCAACGACTTCAATCACATGGGCAATCAAATTTTCATAGTCCAATGCCGTTCCATCAGCAACATTGACCATAAAGCCAGCGTGTTTTTCAGAAACTTCGACTCCACCGATTCGATAACCTTTTAAACCCGCATCCATAATCAACTGTCCTGCGAAGTGACCAAGTGGACGTTTGAAGACTGAACCACAAGATGGATATTCCAAAGGTTGCTTGAGCTCGCGTAAATGTGTCAAACGAGCCATTTCTTGTTGAATAACCGTATGATTTCCTGGCTTGAGGGCAAATTTTGCAGACAAAACAATCGCACCGTTTTCCTGCAAAATAGAAGAACGGTAGCCAAATCGTAACTCACGATTGTCCAATGTTTCGACATAACCTGCTGGAGTCAAAATCTGCGCTGAAACTAGAATGTGTGCTACTTCACCTCCGTAAGCACCTGCATTCATATAGACAGCACCACCAATGCTTCCCGGAATACCACAAGCAAATTCAAATCCTGATAAAGAATGGAAAAGTGCGACTTTTGTCGTTTCGATTAGATTGGCACCTGCTTCCGCTTCAATGGTGTATCCTGATACAGTAACGGAGTTAAGTTTATCCATACGGATAACAAAACCACGAATACCGCCATCGCGGACAATGATATTACTTGAATTTCCTAATACTTGCCATGGAATACCTTCGCGTTTAGCAAATTCTACTATACGAACAATCTCGTAACGATTCCGCGGAAAAGCTAGATAATCAACAGCTCCTCCTACTTTTGTATAGGTATATTCTTTTAAAGGCTCATCGAATCGAATATCGATGCCTTCTAATTCAAGCCTAATTTTATCTTTCATAACCTTCTCATTTCAATTTAAGATATACAGGATTTATTATACCAAAAATTACAGGAGAAAACGAATAAAATTCAACAAAAATACTTTCACAAGCCAAATTAATTTGCCCCAATATTTTGAAATGAAGAATGGAATGCACAAAAAAAGGAATTCCCTTCCTACTGCGTATAGTAGCGATGGTGAACTCCAATAAAATAAACATTTTTAGTTTTGCAAATGATAGATTATCACTATCTATACAATAGCAATCCCTTTGGTATCAACTTGAAGGCGGTGGACAGTTCCGTCTAGATTTAGTTCCTCTAATGCTAGAACAATAGCGTCCTCCCTATCTTTGGGCGCTAATACCATCACTGTTGGACCGGCACCTGATAAGTAGGTTGCATAGGCTCCCAACTCCTGTGCAGTTTGCTTGATTGGACAAAACTCCTTAACAAGTAGCTGACGAAACGGTTCATGGAACATGTCTGACTGAATTGCTCTCCCAGCTTTTTTCAGATCACCTGCCATCAAACTGGCAACAGCAACGTTTGCAATGGCACTAGCAGCCACTGCTTTTTTGTACCCCATCTGAGAAGGTAGTACACCTCGGCTTTCAACCGTACGCAGTGGGTAGTTTGGAATAAAGGCAACAAAACTTGCTTCTGGGAATTCTGTTACAACTGCCTGTACTTTCTTATTAACATAGCTAGAGATGACTAAATTACCGAAAATTGCTGGGGCTACATTATCAGGATGTCCTTCAATTTCTGTAGCTTTGAGCAATTTTTCATCCGCTGTCATATTCAAACCTGCTAATTGATTAGCCAATTCAATACCAGCTACGATAACGGAACTGGATGAACCCAAACCACGTGCCAAGGGAATATCGCTAATCATTCTGATACGATGCGGCTGCAATCCTTTTTCAATCTTTAAAGCTGTCTTGATCAAAAGATTGTTCTTGTCTGATGGAACATGTTCAAGATTGTGCTCAATCACCCATTCATCAGTCTCTTCAAACACTTCAATCGTTAGATATTTCGAAAGGGCAACACCTACTGAATCAAATCCTGGACCGATATTAGCTGAAGTTGCTGGAATAATAATTTTCATTGCTTATTCTCCCAGTACTTTAAAGGTATTTAAGACAGTAAAGTCTGTTTCTTTGCTCAATTTGTCTGTTACATTTTCCAACTGAGTCTTACTCATTTCATGGGTCACAATCACTAGGCGGGCTGTTTCTCCATCTGCAGCTTGTTGCAGAATTTGCTTGAAGGAAATTTCTTCAGAATTGAAGATTTCTGCTAAACGAAGCATTTTTCCATTTTTATCAGGCGCATCAATTGAGAAATAATATTCGCTCTTCACATCGCTTGGGGCTGCCAATTGAAGTGGGCGGCTATATTCATTAAAAGCTTTGCCGATAGTATTGTCTTTCAAGCGACGAACGATACGAATAATGTCAGCCATAACACTTGTTGCAGTCGGTTTTTGCCCAGCGCCCGGTCCATAGTACATAGACTGGCCGATGCCGATAGATTCGACAAATACAGCATTCATCACACCATTCACGCTTGCAAGTGGATGATTTTTCGGTAGGAAGGTTGGAGATACTTCGGCAGCAATACCAGAGGTAGTTTCTTGAATATCACCCACAAGTTTGATGACGTAGCCCAACTCTTGTGCCACTGCTACATCTTCTGGCGTGATATTTGAAATACCCTTGTGTGCTACGTGTTCAAAATCAACTGTCATACCGAAAGCAAATTGACTGAGGATAACAGCCTTGTAAGCCGCATCAATCCCCTCAACGTCATTTGTTGGGTCAGATTCTGCATAGCCAAGTTCCTGCGCTGTTTGAAGAGCTTTTTCGTAAGTCCAGCCTTCATCAACCATCTTAGTCAACATGAAGTTTGAAGTACCATTCAATACACCGAGGATACGAGTTACCTTATCAGCAGCCAAAGAGTTGACCAAGGTACGCAAGATTGGAATACCACCTGCAACTGCAGCTTCATAATAAAGCGCAAGACCTTTCTCTTCAGCCAAGGCACGCAATTCGCTACCATGAACAGCAAGTAAATCCTTATTGGCTGTTACAATATGCTTGCCTGCTTCCAAGGCACGTGTAATAAATGTTTTTGCTGGCTCAATACGTCCCATCAGCTCAACTACAATGGCGATGTTTTCGTCAGCCAAAATGTCATCAATATTTGTTACAAAATGATAGTCATGACCTGCAGCCAAGAGACGGTCTTTTTCTGCTTCATCCTTGACCAAAACCTTCGCAACTTCAATACTATCATGCGCGGCTTT
This region of Streptococcus suis genomic DNA includes:
- a CDS encoding ABC transporter permease, with protein sequence MKKFANIYLTVAFLLLYLPIFYLIFYAFNEGGDMNGFTGFTLDHFSSMLGDSRLMLILAQTFFLAFLSSLIATLIGTFGAIYIYQAKPRFQNALLSVNNILMVAPDVMIGASFLILFTMIGFQLGFVSVLLSHIAFSIPIVVLMVLPRLKEMNADMISAAYDLGATQPQMLKEIMLPYLTPAIIAGYFMAFTYSLDDFAVTFFVTGNGYSNLSVEIYSRARQGISLEINALSTLVFLFSILLVVGYYFISREKEAN
- a CDS encoding ABC transporter permease, yielding MKKTSRLFAIPYALWVFLFVLAPVALIIFKSFFDIHGNFTLANYQTYFNSPNMTYLRMSFNSIFYAGIITLVTLLVSYPTAYFLTKLKHRQLWLMLIILPTWVNLLLKAYAFIGIFGQHGSINQFLEFIGLGAQQILFTDFSFIAVAAYIEIPFMILPIFNALDDLDKNLINASRDLGATSWQTFTKVIFPLSMNGVRSGVQAVFIPSLSLFMLTRLIGGNRVITLGTAIEQHFLTTQNWGMGSTIGVVLILAMLLIMWMTKERKK
- a CDS encoding ABC transporter ATP-binding protein, giving the protein MKKPIIEFKNVSKVFEDSGTTVLKDISFELEEGKFYTLLGASGSGKSTILNIIAGLLDASSGDIYLDGQRINDVPTNKRDVHTVFQSYALFPHMTVFENVAFPLKLRKVDKAEIERRVTEALQMVRLSGYENRSIQKLSGGQRQRVAIARAIINQPRVVLLDEPLSALDLKLRTEMQYELRELQQRLGITFVFVTHDQEEALAMSDWIFVMNEGEIVQSGTPVDIYDEPINHFVATFIGESNILPGRMIEDYLVEFNGKRFEAVDGGMRPNEEVEVVIRPEDLQITLPEEGKLQVKVDTQLFRGVHYEIIAYDDLGNEWMIHSTRKAIVGEVIGLSFEPEDIHIMRLNETEEEFDARIEEYVEVEEVEDGLINAIEEERNEENL
- the murB gene encoding UDP-N-acetylmuramate dehydrogenase; amino-acid sequence: MKDKIRLELEGIDIRFDEPLKEYTYTKVGGAVDYLAFPRNRYEIVRIVEFAKREGIPWQVLGNSSNIIVRDGGIRGFVIRMDKLNSVTVSGYTIEAEAGANLIETTKVALFHSLSGFEFACGIPGSIGGAVYMNAGAYGGEVAHILVSAQILTPAGYVETLDNRELRFGYRSSILQENGAIVLSAKFALKPGNHTVIQQEMARLTHLRELKQPLEYPSCGSVFKRPLGHFAGQLIMDAGLKGYRIGGVEVSEKHAGFMVNVADGTALDYENLIAHVIEVVEKSSGITLEREVRIIGDPADTL
- the thrB gene encoding homoserine kinase — translated: MKIIIPATSANIGPGFDSVGVALSKYLTIEVFEETDEWVIEHNLEHVPSDKNNLLIKTALKIEKGLQPHRIRMISDIPLARGLGSSSSVIVAGIELANQLAGLNMTADEKLLKATEIEGHPDNVAPAIFGNLVISSYVNKKVQAVVTEFPEASFVAFIPNYPLRTVESRGVLPSQMGYKKAVAASAIANVAVASLMAGDLKKAGRAIQSDMFHEPFRQLLVKEFCPIKQTAQELGAYATYLSGAGPTVMVLAPKDREDAIVLALEELNLDGTVHRLQVDTKGIAIV
- a CDS encoding homoserine dehydrogenase, with product MVVKIGLLGFGTVASGVPFLLEENQEKIEKAAHDSIEVAKVLVKDEAEKDRLLAAGHDYHFVTNIDDILADENIAIVVELMGRIEPAKTFITRALEAGKHIVTANKDLLAVHGSELRALAEEKGLALYYEAAVAGGIPILRTLVNSLAADKVTRILGVLNGTSNFMLTKMVDEGWTYEKALQTAQELGYAESDPTNDVEGIDAAYKAVILSQFAFGMTVDFEHVAHKGISNITPEDVAVAQELGYVIKLVGDIQETTSGIAAEVSPTFLPKNHPLASVNGVMNAVFVESIGIGQSMYYGPGAGQKPTATSVMADIIRIVRRLKDNTIGKAFNEYSRPLQLAAPSDVKSEYYFSIDAPDKNGKMLRLAEIFNSEEISFKQILQQAADGETARLVIVTHEMSKTQLENVTDKLSKETDFTVLNTFKVLGE